The following nucleotide sequence is from Chlamydiota bacterium.
CGGGCAAATCCGTTGCAAGTAGCATGGCCCCATAAATGGGGCGACTACAAATATTTCTTAGGCAAAGTAAAATAAAAGGTTGATCCCTTTCCGAGTTGAGATTCAAGCCATATCCGGCCCCCATTGAGCTCAACCACTTTTTTGACAATGCTTAAGCCAATTCCGGTGGCTTCCGTTCTATCCCTGGGGGCCAGGGTTTGAAAGATTTTAAAGATTCTTTCAAAGTGTTCTTGGGCAATCCCAGGACCATTGTCTTGAACATAAAACTCCCACTGAGAATCATTTTCCTTACATCCAATTTTGATCTCGCCTTTGTCTTTATCCATGTAGCGTACAGCATTGCTCAGCAAATTCTGAAAAATCTGTTCGATATGAACCCGTACCGCCTTGATTTTAGGGAGACTGCCCACAATCTCTATTTCAACACGCTTAGGCGCATTGATGGAGTCTATCACCTCACGAACAATCTTACTGCAATCAACCATCTCACGGATCTCTTCCGTGCGACCCAGGCGAGCATACTTCAAAATCCCTTCAATCAAATCATTCATTCGAATCACACGCCGCTTCATGAGTTCTAAATTTTCTTTCTGCTCATCACTGGCCTTGTCCTTAAAGTCATGATAGATCCAATCCGCTATTTGACTAATCCCACGTAACGGGGCTTTGAGATCATGAGAAACGCTGTAAGCGAAGCTGTCCAATTCCTTGTTCGAAAGTGCCAGCTCTAGGGCCTGCTGCTTGACCTTCCTCTGCTCGATCTCGAAGTCGTCGAGGATATTGAGAACCGCTCGTTGCGTGTCGGTCAGACGAGCCTTTTCCTCGCTGGAGTCTGATAGAATGTTCAGGATCGCCCTCTGAGT
It contains:
- a CDS encoding histidine kinase; translation: MSFQSKRDDRETDISLEEGRQNFSRAMLNILDDFGNERTRQGETQRAILNILDDAAGEKIRLEDTQRAILNILSDSSEEKARLTDTQRAVLNILDDFEIEQRKVKQQALELALSNKELDSFAYSVSHDLKAPLRGISQIADWIYHDFKDKASDEQKENLELMKRRVIRMNDLIEGILKYARLGRTEEIREMVDCSKIVREVIDSINAPKRVEIEIVGSLPKIKAVRVHIEQIFQNLLSNAVRYMDKDKGEIKIGCKENDSQWEFYVQDNGPGIAQEHFERIFKIFQTLAPRDRTEATGIGLSIVKKVVELNGGRIWLESQLGKGSTFYFTLPKKYL